A section of the Paenibacillus yonginensis genome encodes:
- a CDS encoding alpha/beta hydrolase, with amino-acid sequence MSNPINEAVQGRVVLEPAAQKFVQDTAKPPYLFDLGPVKGRETVDEVQSGEINKPAVDMEDLNIEGGPTGKVSIRIVKPRNAQGQLPVILYTHGAGWVFGNAHTHDRLIRELAVGTDSAVVFTNYDLSPEARYPVAIEQVYTALEWIAKEGASHGLNASRIVAAGDSVGGNMTAALTLMTKERKGPQIAKQLLFYPVTDASFDTPSYHQFAEGYFLRRDGMQWFWDQYTTDPKQRAEIYASPLRASLDQLKGLPEALVITGEADVLRDEGEAYANKLREAGVPVTAVRFQGIIHDFVMLNALAETNAAKGAMLLANTWIRQ; translated from the coding sequence ATGTCAAACCCAATTAATGAAGCCGTTCAAGGAAGAGTCGTATTGGAGCCAGCTGCTCAAAAATTCGTCCAGGACACGGCGAAACCGCCGTACCTGTTCGATCTTGGTCCGGTGAAAGGACGTGAAACCGTAGATGAGGTGCAATCTGGAGAAATAAACAAGCCGGCGGTCGACATGGAGGATTTGAATATTGAAGGCGGTCCAACCGGAAAGGTATCGATCCGCATCGTCAAACCTCGGAATGCCCAAGGCCAATTGCCCGTCATTCTGTATACTCACGGTGCAGGCTGGGTGTTTGGCAACGCGCATACGCATGACCGTTTGATCCGCGAACTGGCGGTCGGGACGGACTCGGCGGTTGTATTCACCAACTATGACCTCTCTCCGGAAGCGCGTTATCCGGTAGCCATCGAGCAGGTGTATACGGCTTTGGAATGGATCGCCAAAGAAGGAGCTTCCCACGGTCTGAATGCCAGCCGGATCGTAGCTGCCGGCGACAGTGTGGGTGGAAACATGACCGCAGCACTGACGCTGATGACCAAAGAGCGTAAGGGACCTCAAATTGCTAAACAGCTCTTGTTCTACCCGGTAACCGATGCTTCGTTTGATACACCTTCGTACCATCAGTTCGCAGAAGGATATTTCCTGCGCCGGGACGGCATGCAGTGGTTCTGGGATCAATACACCACAGATCCGAAGCAAAGAGCTGAGATTTATGCTTCGCCGCTGCGTGCGAGCCTTGATCAGCTGAAAGGCCTGCCTGAAGCTCTGGTCATTACGGGAGAAGCAGACGTACTGCGGGATGAAGGCGAAGCGTATGCCAACAAACTTCGTGAGGCAGGTGTACCCGTCACTGCGGTTCGGTTCCAGGGCATCATCCATGACTTTGTCATGCTGAATGCCTTAGCCGAAACTAATGCAGCTAAAGGCGCCATGCTGCTGGCTAACACCTGGATCCGCCAATAA
- a CDS encoding phosphotransferase family protein translates to MKAIRALSSYITDEGELDYRRIYRSERLYQGMNGRYVERFYVSPLQSYIFKPVTHSGQEDREVWVYEQVLSRIPKVYPALIDKSEDGASGWAVFEDLGPLRHEHGPKTLLRMSKLIARWHSLDPSGWDPDAFRAPKPPVQQMARELLERRTEVSRLIHEAALPGELLDLALQQLEGSDWAGVKVLNHGDLHAGNYASIQGDLFVLDWEHVHLNSPLWDLYHLLDMSHPVFPRFTPRNEELRERILRIYVHQRRFYGQELEESGLLADYCAYACLFTLWMLLLIESDLGMGSVYWSRPQLLRQQAEAMDSLKGCGLQFLRSTGADYGENKRAEEDLDE, encoded by the coding sequence GTGAAGGCAATCAGAGCATTAAGCAGTTATATCACGGATGAAGGCGAACTTGACTACCGCCGCATCTACCGGAGTGAACGTTTGTACCAAGGAATGAACGGGCGTTATGTGGAGCGCTTTTATGTTTCTCCGCTGCAAAGCTATATTTTCAAACCGGTTACTCATTCGGGGCAGGAAGATCGCGAAGTGTGGGTATATGAACAGGTATTGTCCCGAATTCCGAAAGTATATCCTGCATTGATTGACAAATCAGAGGACGGTGCGAGCGGATGGGCGGTCTTTGAGGATCTGGGCCCGCTTCGTCATGAGCACGGACCGAAGACGCTGCTGCGGATGTCCAAGCTCATCGCCAGATGGCACAGCCTGGACCCTTCAGGGTGGGACCCGGACGCTTTCCGGGCACCCAAACCACCGGTACAGCAGATGGCCCGAGAACTGCTGGAGCGGCGGACGGAAGTGAGCCGCCTGATTCATGAGGCAGCATTGCCCGGCGAACTCCTGGACCTTGCCTTGCAGCAGCTTGAAGGCTCCGATTGGGCGGGAGTCAAGGTGCTTAACCACGGCGATTTGCATGCAGGGAATTATGCCTCCATTCAGGGGGATTTGTTTGTGCTGGACTGGGAGCACGTCCATCTCAATTCGCCTTTATGGGATCTGTACCATCTGCTGGATATGTCGCACCCGGTATTTCCAAGGTTTACGCCCAGAAACGAGGAATTGAGGGAGCGGATTCTACGTATTTATGTCCATCAACGCAGATTTTATGGCCAGGAGCTGGAGGAATCCGGCCTTCTGGCCGATTACTGCGCTTATGCTTGCCTATTCACTTTGTGGATGCTGCTGCTTATCGAATCGGATCTTGGCATGGGGAGCGTTTATTGGAGCCGGCCACAGCTGCTGCGGCAGCAAGCGGAAGCCATGGACAGTCTCAAGGGCTGCGGTCTGCAATTTCTCAGGAGCACGGGAGCAGACTACGGGGAGAATAAGAGGGCAGAGGAGGATTTAGATGAGTAA
- a CDS encoding glycosyltransferase family 4 protein: MSKVGLVMRKIQFAEAQGPRIFAERLQRISRDLGVELVFISPERHVSEHDWLPGYEHEKGDLVNYDVVLDQIYSQKIEHVIYTVSGFTFLKMFLPNSVLFPHSFPDPALTGYEMMKPFYTMVDKAIVQTEFLREQIRERYGVTDVDVIPIGFGEDLARRHFDPDAIVDNRILWIGRDEANRRPDLVLEYARRNPDKEVFMVFGGMRYKESMKKYSIPDNVKLQFALSQDEVFALMNSAKVYFSSSRFDTFAMPLTEAMAMGKIVVKPEHPCYGHIHGPHCFAGNEANWFELVNMAAAHPRKWSEQNREYAFDHFSERVMVEGYRRFYEAWLR, from the coding sequence ATGAGTAAAGTAGGGCTTGTCATGCGCAAAATCCAGTTTGCCGAAGCACAGGGACCGCGGATTTTTGCCGAAAGACTGCAAAGAATCAGCCGCGATCTCGGTGTGGAGCTGGTCTTCATTTCCCCTGAGCGGCATGTGAGCGAGCACGACTGGCTGCCGGGTTACGAGCATGAGAAAGGCGATCTGGTCAATTATGATGTTGTACTGGATCAAATCTATAGTCAAAAGATTGAGCATGTTATCTATACGGTATCGGGCTTCACTTTTCTGAAGATGTTTCTCCCAAACAGCGTTTTGTTCCCTCACAGCTTTCCCGACCCGGCTCTTACAGGATATGAGATGATGAAGCCTTTCTATACGATGGTTGACAAAGCGATCGTACAGACGGAATTTCTGCGGGAGCAGATCCGGGAACGCTACGGGGTAACAGACGTCGATGTGATCCCGATCGGCTTTGGCGAGGACTTGGCCAGACGGCACTTTGATCCGGATGCCATCGTTGACAACCGGATTTTATGGATTGGGCGTGACGAGGCCAATCGGCGTCCAGATCTGGTTTTGGAGTATGCCAGACGAAATCCGGACAAAGAAGTGTTTATGGTCTTTGGAGGCATGCGCTACAAGGAAAGCATGAAGAAATATTCAATTCCGGATAACGTGAAGCTGCAATTTGCTTTATCGCAGGATGAAGTGTTTGCGCTTATGAATTCAGCCAAGGTTTATTTCAGCTCCTCCAGGTTCGACACGTTTGCAATGCCGCTGACCGAAGCGATGGCCATGGGCAAAATCGTCGTCAAACCGGAGCATCCTTGTTACGGCCATATTCATGGCCCGCATTGTTTCGCAGGCAATGAAGCGAACTGGTTTGAGCTGGTCAATATGGCTGCTGCCCACCCGCGCAAATGGTCGGAGCAGAACCGGGAATATGCCTTTGATCATTTCTCCGAAAGAGTGATGGTAGAGGGCTATCGCCGCTTTTATGAAGCTTGGTTGAGATAG